TGGAATTGCGAAGAGATGCTAAGTCTGGATCCTTCTTGTCATTGAAGTTAACTGGGCGTGAATATCTGATCTTATCGTTTTCGATAGTTTTTATCACATATTCAGGTTCTAGGCAACGATATACGAAGCGTGGCGGAACAGCACAATACGCCTTGCTGACAGGTCTGAAGCGATTGTCATCTGCTTTGGAAAAGACATCCTGGATGCATCCATTTTGTTCGAAATCGGTCTTCAATTCTTTTAGATTATCCGCCATGGATTGGATATTGGATAATATCTTGTCGTTCCTCTTCGGGTCCTTTAAGGCCTTTGCAATCATCTTAGGCAGAGCGCATTGGCGTTGTGAAGTCATGCAATACCAGGTGGGGGATTTCAGTCGTATACTTAAATCAGAGGATACGATGGAACTCCCGGGCGGAGTTTCAGAGTGACTGGCCATCACGGGCGGACCCGTGCTTCAGAACAGGATTCCGGCACTCTGTCATCCCTGGGAGATATCCCATGGGACAGAATAAAACTATCGACGGAAGAGTCGGAGACCCGTCCAAAAGTACACAGGACGGGCGGGAAAAAGAACTGCAATATGAAAGACACTTGATGATCGGCGGTTACGAGAACCCCGTTCAGACCATGCCCTCGGGAGAGGGGAACTTCTACTTCGAGACCAGCGATCCCGGGGCCATCGACAGCTTCTACGCCCCGGACGCGGACAGGCTGCTCAGGCACATCTACCGCGAATTGGGGACCGTGGACATTGTGAGGATGCACGGCTACACATGGTCGGTCGAGGATTCGGAGATGATCCGATATGATGACATCGTCGATTTCGATTCTAAGTATGTGAATCCCGACGGATCCCGGGGGATATGGATCTACAGGAACTCCGACATGAGGATGGAGGATACGCTGAACGCCGCCAAGGACCTTGATACGGTGGTGAGAGAGGTACGGGAGATCGTCTCCGGGAAGGAGGTCACGTCCTACAATGTGAAATTCGATTTCGGGAAGTTCCTGTATCAGGAGCCGTTGAACATCCGTAACATTGTGACGAGGAAGATCGACATCATGAAGCTCGCTACTACCAAGGTGTACGAGCTGGCGGATTCGGATTCGATTGAGGATAAAGGATTACAGGAGAGGCTGCTGAGGGAGAGGGAGGATTCCTACTATCCCGAGAAGTGGGTGAGATCCATAGACGCGTACCGTGTGCTGTGTCCGGAGGACCCGATGGGGCTGGAGGGGATGAGGCACAGGGCGATAGACGATGCGGTTATGGAGGGGTGGATACTCAAATCCTTATCCCAACAGATCAATCCGGAATCGTAAATGGCATACGATAAGGAATCCAAAACCCGGGAACAAATCGACATCTGGCAGTCGGTCAAGGAAGGACACATCGAGAATCCGCCAGTAAAAGGATGGTTGTTTTATTACGACGAGACCAACAACTTCAGGAGGTTCAGGTTCGATCCGGAGAAACAATCGGGTTACAATGTCGAGAGGGCATTAACATACGATTTCATTCTCGGCGGCATAGCGTTCGATCCCGGGAAGAAACCCGATGCTGAAGAACTGATGGACAGGCTAGGGATTCAGAAGGAGAACGAACTGAAAGCGGGTTCGATTCTGAAGAATAGGGATTTCATGAAGGATATCGGCCTGAAGAGGGTCCACACGTTCCTGGAATGGATGCTGGATTCCGGCGTCATCGTCCACTTCTCCACATTGAACAACCTGTACTGGTCAATCATAGATCTGGTCGACGAGGCCTTGATTACCGAGGCGGGCCGTGTGATGATGCCTTTCCACAAGATAATGAAAGACCAGCTGTTCTACTTCGTCATGGGCCACCTGGACGAGATGACGTACATCCTCCAGGGTTACGGATTCCCCAATTTGGACAACGAGGACATAGATCCATTCGCTAGGGCGGTATCGGATTTCATCCAAGAGAACAGCTACGATGATACGCCCGAATTATTCTATCTCGAGGCAACCAGGCAGCTTATAAAGGATCTGAGGAGAGAAAAGGAGATGACCTTCCTCTCAGGCGGGGAGCCGGGCGTGATGATCGATTCCTACGAATGGGAATATGTGGATGCCATGCAGAAAACACCCAATGCTTTCCATCGTTTCGACCACGAGAGTACGGTGGAAAAGAGTCTGAGGAAGTACGATCTGCTGGAAGACGGGAAACCGTACGAAGGATACGAGTTTGTCGATTCCAAGGAGAACAGGTTTGTTCAGATTAGCGATGTGTTCGTCGGGATACTAAGCGAACTGTTTCATCACACGGATTCCCTAATGCTTGAAGGAAGGGATTCGATCCCCAGGCCGACGAAGGAACAGGCATACGGGATACATCTCCTGAAGAAGGTTATAACGAAGTCGGAAGAGATATCCATTTACCTTCAGAGACATCTGTGCCCAGAGAAATACAGGGAGTTTAGATACGAGTTCCTTGAGATCGTTGATTATTTCTGGAAAGAATAATGGTTTTTCACCTTTCGATTTCCCACAAATCAATATCTTACAATCTTAATGAGGGGTTGTGAAGACTAGATTTAATGTGGTGCCCGACGATACTATTCGTCAAGAATTCAAAAAGGCAAGAGGTCGCGTGATGCGTGACCCCGATGTCAGAGAGTACCTTCACAGAAGACCTATCGTTTGGACGAAGTTACGGATTGCATTCTGGAGAATCAACCCTACAGCAAGCAAAAATCTCAAGGAAATCTAGGATAGGAGTGTCAAAGGATACAAACGTCTTGTAGATGCGCAGATACAGTCTCTCGATGACACAGTAGAGCAATACGCGAAATCACACAGTACACCCTATTATTCTGAAGAAAAACCTGCCCTGCTATGCAAATACATGCCCAAAGGCCATGCAGTAGACAATATACTCAACTCGGTGACTAAATTTGGAAGCGTGGGCGAGTACAGAAGAGATGATCATATGGAATGCAAGCTCCCGATTGCACCAGAGATGAATACTAATGATTTTTTGGATGTGGTTAGAGCACGGATCCTAAAAGCAATGCTCGAGGAGCAGAATTTGGATATAATCTCCATTTGGAACAGTGTCCAGGATGCGATGGAAAACAATGTTTTCATCGGTAGTTTCTCGGATGGTAATAATCCGGAATATATGTGGCACGAATACGCTAAGGACGATGGCGTCTGTGTTTGGTTTGAACCGGATTATACAAAGTTGAAACTGGTCGTTTATTCCGACTATCTCGCGAAAGCGGATGATTTGAGAGAAAAATACGGTCAGATGATGCTTCGTATAGCAAAGGAAGGTTTCGACTCAATCAAGGATGATCTCGAATCTTCGACCAAGGAAATCATCAATCTGTCCCACATGTCTTTTTACACGAAGAAACCGGAATTTGACAAAGAAACAGAATGGAGGCAACTGGTTTCTTGCAGCGATCCTTCTAGAATCAAATTGGATGAGGATGGTTACAAATTCATCGTGGAATCAATCCCGGGACGCATTGTTAAAGTCGAATCCCGTTTGCCAGAAAAGGAACATGGTTGGCTCATAGCGGGGATCGATTCAAAAATTGAGGTCACACAAACAAAATCTACAACTCCCTCTGATACAATTGTCTTCCCTTAGTGGAATGATTTCGATAGGGTATGAAATACAAACACTCTTTGCTGTAATTGGAGGGTTTTGAGAGACGCATCAATAGGGTTCTTTGAATAGATTTATTTGTTAAATTCAATATTCCTTTTTGTTCATGAGTTCGTTTAGATTTGCAGATTTGTTTGCCGGATGCGGGGGGCTCAGTCTTGGAATGGAACAAGCTGGATTCAAATTAGTATTTGCCAGTGACATAGATCCCGTCTGCTCTAACACATTCATAAAAAATCGTAACATTTCAGAAGAACAGATGTTTATAGGCGACATTGCAGATCTAAATGACCACATCGAGGACTACTCGGATTATCTCAAAGACATTGACCTAGTATGTGGTGGTCCGCCTTGTCAAGGTTTTTCAATGGCTAACCGTCAGCGTTTGATTGATGATCCCCGCAATATCCTATACAAAGAATATTTGAGATTCCTGGACCACGTTCGTCCCAAATATTTCATCATGGAAAATGTAAAAGGGATGTTGAACAAAATTGGAGAAATTTTCGAGGACATAAAAAACATTCTTGGAAATGAGTATGACGTATCTTACTCTGTTTTCAACGCCAAAGATTACGGTGTCCCCCAGAACAGGGAGAGGCTTATCGTTATTGGAAATAGAATGGGTATATCTTCAGATTCAATCATCGCAGATATACGTTCCAAGTCAGATTCGTGCCCTCGTTTTGTTCTCCGCGATGCATTAAAAGGTCTCCCCCCATTGATGCCCAATAGACAGAAAAACAGCAGTTCCATTGAAAATGACGAAGTCGGATACTTTGCCAGAGATTACAAGTATGAAATGGACGAGTTCTATAGATTCATTAATGGGGACAGGAAGATTGAATCCCTATATAATCATAAGAACCGGTACAACAACAATCGCGACATTGAGATATTTACGAGGTTGCCCCAGGGGGCAAATTCGCTTCACCCTAGTATCAAAGATATAATGCCTTACGCATCACGTAACGACATTTTCAAGGACAAATATTTCAAACTCAAAGAGGACGAAGTCTGCAAGACTATTACCTCCCACATGAAGTTTGATTGTAATATGTACATTCATCCCACACAAGCTAGAGGGCTATCCCCCCGTGAGGCCGCCCGCATCCAAACCTTCCCCGACGATTTTATCTTCTACGGGGCACAAAACAGTTGGTATAAGCAAGCTGGAAACGCCGTGCCAGTAAAATTGGCCCAAGCTATCGGAGAAGAGGTCATTAAACATTTATGAAACAATTAGAACTTTTTTCCGGTGTGGGTGGTTTCCGCCAGGCCTCAGAATTATTGGAAATCGACTTCGGAGTGGAATTCAAAACTGTTGGGTATTCAGAGATAGACGTCAACGCTAAGAGGACATACAACAGTGTCTTCGATACAAATGGCGAGATGGATATCGGCGATATAGTTGAATTCAACAGCGACGAATCGAACATTAAGAGCATCCCAGATATCAGTTTGATAACAGGCGGATTTCCTTGTCAGCCATTCAGTATGATGGGTAAGCAGAAAGGTTTTGATGATGATCGTGGCAACCTTTTCTTCGAAATAATGAAAATCGTACGTATCAAGAAGCCCCGTTACATTCTTCTTGAAAACGTAAAAAATCTCAAAACACACGATTCGGGAGATACCCTCAGCGTCATTATCAGCACTCTTGAATCCGCAAACTATAGGGTAAAAATGGATATTTTCAACACGTCTGATTACGGTCTTGCTCAAACTCGCAATAGGATCTACATATTCGCGTATCCCAAATCTATGGGAGACATTGATTTTTCAAACGGTGTCGTGAAAACTACTTTCGATAAAATTGAGAGAAAGACCTCGATAATGAAGCAAGATAACACACACGAGGTGCTTTCTAAGTCAGTTGATGCCAAATATTTCTTATCCGAAAGGATAAAACCGACTATTCTCGCAAATGGATCGAAGAATTTCCAATCCCGTTCGGAGATCAATCAACTAATTGCCCGTCCGTTAACCGCTACAATGGCTAAAATGCACAGGGCCTGCCAAGACAATTATTTCAGTACGGGATATATCGAATCAGACAATCCCGAGGAATATGTTAAAAAACAATTCTCCAAAGAAGAGTTGGCAAAACAGCCAATTAGGAGAATAACTCCTAGAGAAGCTTTTGCTTTACAAGGTTTTGACTCTACTTACTTCGATAAGGTTGAAACATCGGGAGTTTCTGATTGTCAGTTATACAAACAAGCAGGAAATGCGGTCAGCGTAAACACCGTCTATGCAATATTATATTATCTTTTCGTGCATTTACATCTAACTGATGAGTGATATTTCAAACCCTTCACAATCCATAGAAATCTACGACCAGATTATTGGCTTAAAAAAGCTGAGTGGCGCTGATCTAGGGCACGAGTCGACTCATCAAACCCATATCGGTTTAATCAATAGTATCTTTAAGTTTTTTGAGGATGACGATGAGGCCGAATCGATTCTGCTGTACGATCAGATGTCAAAAACACTTCCAGCGAGTTATCACAGAATTCAGCCGTCTGGGGGAGGATCTGGACGTAGCATCGGTCTTCGTACAGGCATAAACCAAGATGCTAGTTTGCTGAAGACAATACGTGAAATCTGTCGGAAGAAGGATTGCGGATGGTATCTTATTTGGTTCAGTCTGATTGATAAAACGCCCGTTTTTATACTATTCGATTCGGAGTCGGATATATACAAATGTCTTGTTAAAAACGGAATTAACCCCGATAAACGCATCTCGAAGGGCATATCTTCTGACGATAATCGTTATAGGACGATTCTTTCCTGCATTAATCCGATTTTGACTGAGTATCTGGGCGGAATGGACAAAGAGTTGGAAATCGCTGTTCAGACAGGTAATCAAAAAACCCGCTTCACTCACAAGAACTACGTAAAAGCATCAAAGAGGATGCAAGAAATCGGTCGTGAAGGCGAGGAAATAATCAACCGGTATTTCCAAGAATTACGTACTCAGAAGAAAATAGATGAATACGAATGGAAGAACAAAGATGGTGAAAGCGGCGAACCGTATGACTTTATCGTAAAAAAATCGGATGAAATCGTATATCTCGACGTAAAGACCACGGGGTACGATTTCTCACGCCCAATGGTCTTCAGTAAGCAGGAAATAGATTTTGTTGCCAATAGCGGTAGCAATTATGCCATTTACAGGGTATATCGCGGCAACAATGCCAAGTATTGCTTAAGAGTGTGTTCCAATTCAAAAGAGAATTTCCAGAAAATCGACACGATATTGAAGGAATGTGCTGAACGCTTGAAGTTGTTAACAACACTTGAAACAGCCAAACTTACCATAGATCCAAACAGCAACGACCTATTGTTCGACGAGGAAATCAATCTTGATTTTTGATATCGGTTTATGATTTGAGAGACGTCATCGATTCTATTGAACAATTGATTGAACTCGTCATTCAAAACAATCTGGTCTGGTTGAAATCCTCTTCTCCAGATTCATAAACAATCCGGGAATCTGCTATAACCTCTTTGCTGACGCATACATTCCATGCACGCATCCGTGAATGCCATTTTTTGTGTCTAACAAACGCATCCCAGTCCAGTTGATAGATTGCTTTCAACCGGTAATTGCGATCCAGGCGGCATATCACCAGATAATCGAACATCTTCTCGTCTGGCACGTTTTCGTCCGGTGTATGGAGCCCGTAAATTACACCCGTGACTGAGCCGGTTGTGGTTTTGATACTGTACATTTTTCCGTTACGGCCGATGGCATCGACGTTTTTGGTTCCTGTAGCCGCAGGGGTTAGGTTGGGAAGTGTCGTATCTTTTTTGTACTGTTCCATTACAAGATATTCTCCCAAATCCCCCACAACGTTATTGGTACGGATTACGTTACGTTCCTTCAAAAGAGCTATGCAGTCGCCGTAAGCTTCTATTAACTCCCCCGTTTCCAAATTCGAGAGATCAAGTGACATCGTAAATGTAAGCTGCAGCATTGTATTTAGCTGCGCTGCTAAAGAGGTCACGGATTGATCCTACAATGAGGCAGTCATGTGTTTTTTCTATTCTATGAATCATCAAGAATCCGTTCAGTATTACATCGTAAAACCAACTAATTATATTCCCAACTCCTATTTTCTATGCTCGATGGACGAATTCCTCGAGATTTCAAAGCTGATAAAGGTCCAGGGCATCTCCTGGGCGGTGTTCATCAAAAGCGAAGCGGAGAAGCTCGGTCCTGAAAGGGTACGGCTACGGATACAGAGTGCTTGGATGGATGTACGAGAAAGGAGAAGGAATTCAACAGGATCTGGGCATGGCCATAGACATGTACAAATGTGCAGTCGAACACGGATGCGAGGAGGCCGAGAAAGAGCTAAGAAGACTGGTTCCATGCAGATATGAAAACTCTTCGGGAGATGCTTGATAGAGCGTATCATAAAGGGCTGAAATACGGAAAAGAAAAGATGATGAGAATATTCTGACAACGATACAATTCCAGTTACAAATCTTTCAATCCCAACCCATTTTCGAGAATATCTCCCTGATATCTTCGTCAGATGAAGAGAGCACCCCCTCCAGTTTACCTGTCTCGATGGCCTCTTTCATTATGGTTTCCTTGATCTTCAGACGATTGTAGATCTCATCATCCAATGATGTGGAATGCCCACTGCTGATGCCGTCCAACATCATCCCGCCGTAAGTCACCTTCATGAAGCGGTGCTGCGTGTACTGATCATCAGACAGACCCAATCTGTGTATGCGGTCCTTGGACTGGAGCAAGTGGACCAGATTATAGCTGTACTCGTAGTAAATGGTGTCATGGCATACAGTATGTAATGAAACCGATTCTGCCAAAGTATGTGGATTCGTGATGAGCACAGAGAACCTGCCACCCTTGAAATCATTGATGATCCTGGAGCGCTCATGCACCGGGACACTACCATCGATGCTCTCACAGGAGATGCCCTCTGCGCCCAGAAGATCCTTGATGTTGTATATGGATTTCCTGAAGATGCACCATACTATGACGGTTTTGCCCTCCCTGACGAGCATCGATACCTGATCTATGCATAATCTGGTCTTTGAGGTAACACCAATCTTTGAGATCACCGGAGCCAAATCCTTAAGGGATGGCAGCAGCGTTGCCATGACATCCGGATTGTAGTCATCGGTTGATTCATCCTTGAAGCTCTGCACCAATTCGTCAGGGACCTCGTCCTTCAACAGCATACTCGGATCCGATTCCGCCTGGAGAAGGCGGATGATCCATGTCAGCGGATTGCCTGCACAGACTTCCTTTATCCTGCTGTAGAGCAGATTCTCCTCATTGGTTGATTCCACAAGTATCTGGATATCCGGATTCTCCGGCGGCACCCCCAAATCATCCTTACTCGTCCTGCAGTAGAACGGTTGGATCTTGTCATTGATGTCCTGTATCACAGATTGAGTGGGGTTCCGAAGAGAAGAAAGATCGTATTTGAAATATGAACCGTACTCCTTAGGGAAGAGGATATGCAGTATGCTGTAGAGATCTGAATACGAATTGGGCATAGGAGTACCTGTGAGGACCAACGTGCGCGTCGATTCCTCCGCTACCATCCTGGATGCCGCAGACCTCTTGGTGCTCCAGCCCTTGATGTAGTGACCCTCATCGAAGACCAGCAGGCATTTTGATATGAGGTACTCATTGAGGGCGGATGCGTATTTCCAGAGGCTCTGATAGTTTATCAGAACCATATCCACGGTGGCATAGCTGTTGAAGAATGCCGCCAGAGAAGATGTTCCCTGATGATCTCTGGAATCGAACACTTTGGGTTCCCGACCGAACATCGCCCTGTACTCTGAAATCCAGGAATCGAATGAGTTTAATGGGCACACCACCACCATGTTCAGAAGATTGGATGTCGACTTGAGGTAAGCTAATACCCCCAGGACAGATGCTGTCTTTCCCGATCCCGGTACTGAGAAGTTACCGGCCTTCATCATCGCATACATGAAGAATGAGTCCCACATCTGCTGATCGTACAGATGCCTCACACTGGCCTCATCGACTGTCTTTT
The nucleotide sequence above comes from Methanomassiliicoccales archaeon LGM-RCC1. Encoded proteins:
- a CDS encoding SNF2-related protein, with the translated sequence MTRLDELQGYYDSSEKDLLNDFYIPFFRAAKRFDRVSCYFSSKALAAYSQGLVEFVHKPDSKYRLIVSEDIEKEDFDAITKGEKSLEDLDPMFLSRLREDLTLDEEDSLQILTDLISAGVVEIKIALVRKGIFHYKWGYAEGYDGDAMLMLGSNNETAAAIEENYESFDFRRYESFDSHKENFERMWNDDKPGMIVKKPSEVVWKEIKSHSHGGVAVIDEIDKTKNCIFLDFDGSTIVLDNRLDNPPTNYAIVYKSDIKRFVSSFDKEIVFRKDLDYISFQRIISNLGSYCHDKDIRLAVSKRLMDYINSHDLIIQKRRKLGIDIKNRAHNIMNEFIVYKKTVDEASVRHLYDQQMWDSFFMYAMMKAGNFSVPGSGKTASVLGVLAYLKSTSNLLNMVVVCPLNSFDSWISEYRAMFGREPKVFDSRDHQGTSSLAAFFNSYATVDMVLINYQSLWKYASALNEYLISKCLLVFDEGHYIKGWSTKRSAASRMVAEESTRTLVLTGTPMPNSYSDLYSILHILFPKEYGSYFKYDLSSLRNPTQSVIQDINDKIQPFYCRTSKDDLGVPPENPDIQILVESTNEENLLYSRIKEVCAGNPLTWIIRLLQAESDPSMLLKDEVPDELVQSFKDESTDDYNPDVMATLLPSLKDLAPVISKIGVTSKTRLCIDQVSMLVREGKTVIVWCIFRKSIYNIKDLLGAEGISCESIDGSVPVHERSRIINDFKGGRFSVLITNPHTLAESVSLHTVCHDTIYYEYSYNLVHLLQSKDRIHRLGLSDDQYTQHRFMKVTYGGMMLDGISSGHSTSLDDEIYNRLKIKETIMKEAIETGKLEGVLSSSDEDIREIFSKMGWD
- a CDS encoding DNA cytosine methyltransferase, which encodes MKQLELFSGVGGFRQASELLEIDFGVEFKTVGYSEIDVNAKRTYNSVFDTNGEMDIGDIVEFNSDESNIKSIPDISLITGGFPCQPFSMMGKQKGFDDDRGNLFFEIMKIVRIKKPRYILLENVKNLKTHDSGDTLSVIISTLESANYRVKMDIFNTSDYGLAQTRNRIYIFAYPKSMGDIDFSNGVVKTTFDKIERKTSIMKQDNTHEVLSKSVDAKYFLSERIKPTILANGSKNFQSRSEINQLIARPLTATMAKMHRACQDNYFSTGYIESDNPEEYVKKQFSKEELAKQPIRRITPREAFALQGFDSTYFDKVETSGVSDCQLYKQAGNAVSVNTVYAILYYLFVHLHLTDE
- a CDS encoding DUF3883 domain-containing protein; this encodes MSDISNPSQSIEIYDQIIGLKKLSGADLGHESTHQTHIGLINSIFKFFEDDDEAESILLYDQMSKTLPASYHRIQPSGGGSGRSIGLRTGINQDASLLKTIREICRKKDCGWYLIWFSLIDKTPVFILFDSESDIYKCLVKNGINPDKRISKGISSDDNRYRTILSCINPILTEYLGGMDKELEIAVQTGNQKTRFTHKNYVKASKRMQEIGREGEEIINRYFQELRTQKKIDEYEWKNKDGESGEPYDFIVKKSDEIVYLDVKTTGYDFSRPMVFSKQEIDFVANSGSNYAIYRVYRGNNAKYCLRVCSNSKENFQKIDTILKECAERLKLLTTLETAKLTIDPNSNDLLFDEEINLDF
- a CDS encoding DNA cytosine methyltransferase, which encodes MSSFRFADLFAGCGGLSLGMEQAGFKLVFASDIDPVCSNTFIKNRNISEEQMFIGDIADLNDHIEDYSDYLKDIDLVCGGPPCQGFSMANRQRLIDDPRNILYKEYLRFLDHVRPKYFIMENVKGMLNKIGEIFEDIKNILGNEYDVSYSVFNAKDYGVPQNRERLIVIGNRMGISSDSIIADIRSKSDSCPRFVLRDALKGLPPLMPNRQKNSSSIENDEVGYFARDYKYEMDEFYRFINGDRKIESLYNHKNRYNNNRDIEIFTRLPQGANSLHPSIKDIMPYASRNDIFKDKYFKLKEDEVCKTITSHMKFDCNMYIHPTQARGLSPREAARIQTFPDDFIFYGAQNSWYKQAGNAVPVKLAQAIGEEVIKHL